ATACAGCGGCAGGTATTGCGCGCGTTTTTCTGCATCGCACTCCAACTTCAGCAATTGCTTACCCATATAACGAATACCGCGCACACCGACAAACGGTAGCGGCGCGCCCGTCATCACCCGTACATTGCGTTTAATCGCAGCGGGAATGGCTTTTTCATAATCCACGGATGACGGCAAGTGCGTGGGAAAATACTGCAAACCCTTTGCCGCCAGCGCGCCTTTAGCAAAGCGCGCTTTCATCAGCGCGGCGCGATCACAACGCACCGGCGTTTCAAACACCGGATCGCTGATTAAATACTCATTACCTTCTCTACCGTACACCACAATATTGTGGGCATTGAAATGAAAACGCATGCCTTCGGGAAAATACGGCAACCAAAAAACGGAAGTTTGTAAACCGACAATCTTTCCTGCATCCAGCGCAGCATCCAACGCATCCATACCGCGTTCAGCGCTGCTAAAAGTTGAAAATGCCATGCGCGCGCCGGTACTTTTTTGCACACCGCGAATAATTGAACGCGGCGGCATGCGATACGCCACCAAGGGCAAGCCGGAAATTTTTACTAATGGGATCAACGCAAAACTCGCTGCTGCCGCCAAACCGAAGGCCATCGGCTCACTCATCGGTAAGCCGTGATGCGTAAGCAGGGATGACATCACACCGCTTTCACAATGGGCCGACTGTTGATGCGTAAACGCGGTCACGGCTGTCGCTCCAGCGTTTTTAACACGCGTGTTTCGATGCCGAGCGCCTCGGCATAACGCTGCAATAGCTTTTCTGACAGCCGCGCATAAATCGCAGGGCGAAAATGGCGACGAATGCGCCAGCGAAATACGCCGCTGGTTTGCGAAAGCAGCGCGAGATCCATGCGGCGGTACACCATGTAATACTCCAGTGGCGAAGTTTCTCCGCACTGCGCGCGCTGCCACGCGGCTTCTTGTTGCTGCGCCAATAAATCCAAGGCGGAATCAGTAGCCAGTGTTTCCGCTTCCCAGCCCGTCGATGTCACACCCACATAATCACCACTCTCATTAGTGGCATACAGCAACTTGCGATGACCACCGTAAGTGTGGCTGTTATCTTGCGGCACCTGCGAGTGATCCACGCTCACACCACCGTCAAATGCATAAACGCGGTGGAAAAACGCCCGCTCTCCGGCACATAACACAACAGGCGCTCACCTTTTTGTAAACGCTCACTGCGAAATAAGGCATTCAACATGATGTAGATAGAAGCCGAACCGGTATTGCCGCAAGTGCTGAGATTGGTAAACCAGCGCGACTGTGGAATATCTAAACCCACACGCTGCAAACCAGCCTGCACTTTGTCGCGAAAAAATTGCGACGAGTAATGCGCAAGAAAATAGTCAATGTTTTCTGCTACCAAACCGTGCTTGGCAATCAAGGTTTGCAATGGCTTTTCTACTGTGTAGTTAATCACCTGCTCATTTAGCAACTTCACATCTTGCTTAACGGCCATCACAGAATCTTGCTCGCGCTGCGCGGCAGAAAATGTGCTGCCAACCTTGCAGCGTGCCGTCGGCATTTTCACAGCGCCAGCATACAGCAAGTTTCCATGTCACCGGCGTAGGAAAGCACCTCCAACCAATCCACACGCAGCGAAAACCCTTGCGCGGCTGGCTTATTTTCTAACAGCACGGCACCGGCACCGTCAGACAACATCCAGCGCAAAAAATCTTTTTCAAACGCCAATTCCGGCTGCTTCTCTAAAGCCTCTACTTGGCTGTCTATTTCTGCTGCAAAATTTTCTGCACGCATACTCGCTGACGACAATTCCGAACCCGTTGCCACAGCGCACACACTGTCACCACTGCGCACAGCATTCAGTGCGTAGCGCAACGCCGACATCCCCGCCACACAAACACCGCTGGTACTCGCCACATCACAGGCCGACAAACGCAATTCACCCTGCACCATGCTGGCGTGCCCTGGCATCAACTGATCAGCAATTGAAGTGCCGCAGGCCAAACAATCAATCTTTTTTTGCTGTAGCGACAACGCGCGCACGGCTTCCGCCGCCAATTGCGCATTGCTGTGCGTGAACTGCAAAGTATTAGGGTCAATGGCGTAATGACGACTCACAATGCCATTGCTGCGCAAAATCGTGCGCCGCGCGCGCGAAGGTTTTGCACCCACTTGACCGAGTAGGCGCTCCATCTCGTCATTGCCCACTGGCGCATGCGGCAAAAAAGCAGCAGTAGCAGTGATGTAAGCCGTGTGCGTCATGGCAACCACTCCTCACCAGACGGCTGCGCAAAATACTGGCGCTGCTGCGCAATGCGTGCGCGCGTGAAAGGCGCTAACAAGCGCTTAATCACTGCTGAGATAGGCACTACGGTTAAAATCATCGCCACCAAAAAAATAATGTACAAGCACAAAACGGTTTGGCGCAGCGGCGATGTTGCATCACCCAAGGCTCGCAATAATTTTCCCCAAATTACAAAACTGCGGCGCGCAATTTTTTCCGAGGCAATTAATCGTTCGTTGATGGTCACCGCACCCAAACCTTTCAGCATAGGCGCATTATCTTCTGTGGCTCGCACAGGCAGTTGTGCGGCAATCGCTGCGCCAAAACGCGCGGTGGCTGCAATGTCAGCCGAAGGAATACCCGCTGCCGGCACACGGCCGTCGAGAAACGGGCCTCGCTTGCCGGTCAACATCCACAGCGGTGTAGAAATAAATGTCGCGGCTGGATGCGCACGATCCACCAAAGCAATATTGTCGATCAAACGCGCGCCCAAGTTGGCGAGTTTTTCTTTCATCACTTCTTGCGCCATCAGCCACATATTGCGACAGGCAATGAGCGTGATAACCGGTTTATCGCGCAATAAATTTGCCGCTTGCTCGCTTTGCAAAAACGCCATCATCGGTTGCGCGGGTGACAAAAACCAAACCGAATACGCCAAAATCACCAAATCAAAGTTTTCTTTTGTGCTGACTTGTAGTGGATGCAAAGGCGCGGGGCGCTCATGCACTGTTTCAGGAAAAGTATTAAAAAAATTGCAGGAAAGGCCACGGAAAAGGATACGGCGTTTGCGGTTGTAGCCATTCAAATACCACTTCAATACTGTTTGATGTTTGCAAAGGTGCGGTGACTGCGCGCACCACATCGGCAAGCTGCCCCGCCTGTGAATAAGCCACCACCAGCACGCGTTTTTTCATCGCGCCGCCAACAACACATTGCCTTCCGCAACGCGCCGCCCATCACACAGACACACAAACCGCGCTTGCGCTTCTTTCACCGCCGCCCATTGCACTTCGCAGGTTTGCTCTGGCAATACCGGCTGCAAGCATTTCAATTTACGAATACCACACACACGAAAAGTTGGCAGTGTCGATTTTGCACTGGTAAGAATGTGATCCAACAACACCACCCCCGGCACAACAGGGTTGCCAGGAAAATGTCCGGCGAGTGAAGGATGATCGGCAGTAATACGAAACAACATCGGAAATCATCAGAAAAGTTATCGCTGAATTATAATACGAGTCTTGTATCAACCCACTCACTGCAAGCTGAACAGGAATTTTTGTGCCACTGCATGATATCGACATCGCCTCCTTGATTCCCCACGCCGGCAGTATGTGTCTGCTCGATGCTGTTGATACTTACGATCAGCAGCGCATTGTGTGCAGCGCCAGCAGTCATCGCGCCACACACAACCCACTGCGTCACGCGGATCAGTTGTCGGTACAGGCCGGTATCGAATACGCCGCACAAGCCGTGGCGGCACACGGCAGCTTACTCATGCGCCAACAGAACCCACAGGCTGCACCGCGCGGCGGCATGATTGCCGTCTTGACCGATGTGCGCTGGCAGGTTGAACGACTGGACACAGTGAGCGACGACCTCACCATCAGCGCAGAGCGTTTGGCCGAGCTGCCACAAGGCTTGCAGTACCGCTTTGTCCTGCACGCTGAACAACAAGAATTGTTATCGGGTGAAATGATTATTGCGCTGCAAACCGTGGAGAGCGCCGCGTGAGCAGCGCTGTGTCTTGCTCACTGCTGCACTGGGCGAGCTGGATGCCAGGTGTGGTATCTGCTGCCGATTGGCAGGCGTGGGCAGCGGGGACACTGCGCTCCGCCGATTACGGCGAAAGTCCTGCGGTCGATTTCATCCCCGCCATGCAGCGCCGTCGGTTGTCGCGGCTGTCGCGCTTTGCCTTGGCCGCCGCGCACGCCTGCGTGGACGAGCCTCGCGATCTGCCTACCGTGTTTGCCTCGCGTCACGGCGAAATTCACCGCACCGTCGGCTTGCTCAAGGACTTGGCACGACAGGAACCGCTGTCGCCGATGGCATTCAGTTTATCCGTGCACAACACTGCCTCTGGCCTGCACTCCATTGTCACGGGCAATACCGCGCCTTCAACCGCTATTGCTGCGGGCGCAGACACCCTGCCCATGGCGCTCATCGAAGCCATGGGTCAACTGCAATATCACGAGCGCGTGCTGCTGGTGTACGCCGAAGAGCCGCTGCCGGAGGATTACCGCACCTTCGCCACAGACTGCGTGCCGCTAGGTTTGGCGCTGCTGCTCGGTCGCTCTGGCACAGCACACGCACCACAACTTCACCTCAGTATGGAGCCTACGGCGAGCAACACAGTCGTCGAACACAACACACTGCCTTGGTTGCGTTGGCTTGTCGCCAGCACAGGCGAACTCCACACCAGCGGCGAACGCTTTACATGGCAGTGGACATGGCAAAAACCCTGATGCACACCCTCAGCGCTCGGCTCGACTGGCTCTGGCGCGTACTCGCCACCGGCCACTGCTTTGCCTTGTTATTCGGTGGCGGTTTTTTGCTGGCGATTAGCGCACTGCCTGTTACGCGCTGGTTCGGTCGCACGCCAGAAGAAAAAGACGAGCGTGCTCGCCGTCTCATCCATCACACTTTTCGTTTTTATCTCTGGCAGATGCAGGCACTGGGCTTGATGACACTGGTGATACGCGGTCGTGAACATTTGGCGCAGGCGCGCGGCAAATTGGTGGTGGCCAATCACCCGTCTCTACTGGATGTGGTGATTTTGATTTCGCTGCTGCCAGACTGTGATTGCATCGTCAAAGGCAGCTTGCGCCGCAGCTTGGTCAGCGGCGTGATACGCGCCACCGGCTACACCGATAACAGCAACGGCGATCTGATGCTCGCGCGCAGCTCGCGCAGTTTGGCAGCGGGTTTCCCTTTGATCGTTTTTCCCGAAGGCACACGCAGCATACCTGGGGAGCCGCTCGTGTTTCAGCGCGGAGCAGCCAATATCGCCATCCGCTGCAATGCAGATGTTTTGCCGGCGCTGATCACTGCAGATCCGCCTACCCTGCTCAAAGGAGAGCCGTGGTATAAAATACCTCCGCGTCGCCCCGTGTTCACAATCACTTTTTTTCCAGCGATCACCACACAAGATTACGCAGATAAAGCGGTTTCTCCAGCTTTAGCCACACGACAATTCAACCGATTTTTGCTCGACTTTTTTCAACAGCAACTACAACACTGAAACCACAACACTAACGGAACAGCATTCGCATGTCGGATTTAACGCTTGAAATCAAACAACTCATTATTGACTGCTTGGATTTGGAAGACATTACTCCTGCCGACATCGACAGCGACGCGCCGCTGTTTGTTGACGGTCTAGGTCTAGACTCTATTGATGCGCTGGAACTTGGCCTGCATATCCAGAAAAAATATCACATCAAGCTGGATTCTAACTCTGAAGATACGCGCAAACATTTTGCTTCCGTCAATGCACTCAAAGCCTTGATTGAAAGCCAACAGCCATAACACCACAAAAAACCGCAGAGAATTTTTTATGACGCGCGACGACTTGTTTCAAAAACTGCAACAAATTCTGTTTGATAATTTTGAAATTGCACCAGAAAGAATCACCCCAGAATCTAACCTCTATGCCGAATTGGAACTCGACAGCATTGATGCTGTGGATTTGGTGATTCAAGTGCAGGAACTCATCGGCAAAAAAATAGGTCCCGATGAATTCAAAGCGGCGCGCACCGTCAATGATGTGCTCGATGTGGTAGAAAAATTGCTGGCCGCACCACAAACCTGACCCATGCCTACTGCGCTGCTGGCTGTACTGGCACTGATTTACCCACTGCTGGTCTACTACGGCCTGCTGCATTTTTCAGCGCAACGGGTGAGCTTGGCTCTGGCGGCTATACTCGTGCTACGTTTTTTGCTACTGCGCAAAAAACTAGGGGGGCAATTACAAACCTCGCTATTGCCTGCCCTGCTACTCGCTATCGTCTGCGCGTTGATTTCTGCTCTACTCAACCACGCAGGCGCGCTGAAACTCATCCCCGTTGTTATCAACTTAGCATGCTGCATTGGCTTTGCCAGCACGCTGCGCTATCCACCTTCCATGATTGAACGCTTTGCGCGCCTACATGAACCGCACTTAAGCGAGACAGCCATTCGTTACACACGACAGGTCACGGCCGTGTGGTGCGTGTTTTTTATTTTTAATGGCAGCATCGCGCTGTACACCGCGTTGTTTTGCGAAATGAAAACTTGGGCGCTGTACAACGGCTTGATCGCCTATGTCTTGATGGGTGCACTGTTTGCCGTCGAATACCTCGTGCGCCTGCGCGTAAAAGCGCGCGAACAACAGCAATAATTTTTGCATGACACTGCACAGCCTCGCCCACTTACTCACCACACCCGCAGACCATACGCGTGTCGCGTGGGAGGGCAG
The DNA window shown above is from Cellvibrionales bacterium and carries:
- a CDS encoding BtrH N-terminal domain-containing protein; this encodes MTAFTHQQSAHCESGVMSSLLTHHGLPMSEPMAFGLAAAASFALIPLVKISGLPLVAYRMPPRSIIRGVQKSTGARMAFSTFSSAERGMDALDAALDAGKIVGLQTSVFWLPYFPEGMRFHFNAHNIVVYGREGNEYLISDPVFETPVRCDRAALMKARFAKGALAAKGLQYFPTHLPSSVDYEKAIPAAIKRNVRVMTGAPLPFVGVRGIRYMGKQLLKLECDAEKRAQYLPLYLGHIVRMQEEIGTGGAGFRFIYAAFLREASRLLNSLSLKEAATAMTEAGDHWRLFALRASKMCKGREPMDVRLLNELLNGCADREAAAWNLLAQYSR
- a CDS encoding 3-hydroxyacyl-ACP dehydratase, yielding MLFRITADHPSLAGHFPGNPVVPGVVLLDHILTSAKSTLPTFRVCGIRKLKCLQPVLPEQTCEVQWAAVKEAQARFVCLCDGRRVAEGNVLLAAR
- a CDS encoding hydroxymyristoyl-ACP dehydratase; its protein translation is MPLHDIDIASLIPHAGSMCLLDAVDTYDQQRIVCSASSHRATHNPLRHADQLSVQAGIEYAAQAVAAHGSLLMRQQNPQAAPRGGMIAVLTDVRWQVERLDTVSDDLTISAERLAELPQGLQYRFVLHAEQQELLSGEMIIALQTVESAA
- a CDS encoding beta-ketoacyl synthase chain length factor; this translates as MSSAVSCSLLHWASWMPGVVSAADWQAWAAGTLRSADYGESPAVDFIPAMQRRRLSRLSRFALAAAHACVDEPRDLPTVFASRHGEIHRTVGLLKDLARQEPLSPMAFSLSVHNTASGLHSIVTGNTAPSTAIAAGADTLPMALIEAMGQLQYHERVLLVYAEEPLPEDYRTFATDCVPLGLALLLGRSGTAHAPQLHLSMEPTASNTVVEHNTLPWLRWLVASTGELHTSGERFTWQWTWQKP
- a CDS encoding 1-acyl-sn-glycerol-3-phosphate acyltransferase; amino-acid sequence: MAKTLMHTLSARLDWLWRVLATGHCFALLFGGGFLLAISALPVTRWFGRTPEEKDERARRLIHHTFRFYLWQMQALGLMTLVIRGREHLAQARGKLVVANHPSLLDVVILISLLPDCDCIVKGSLRRSLVSGVIRATGYTDNSNGDLMLARSSRSLAAGFPLIVFPEGTRSIPGEPLVFQRGAANIAIRCNADVLPALITADPPTLLKGEPWYKIPPRRPVFTITFFPAITTQDYADKAVSPALATRQFNRFLLDFFQQQLQH
- a CDS encoding acyl carrier protein, with the protein product MSDLTLEIKQLIIDCLDLEDITPADIDSDAPLFVDGLGLDSIDALELGLHIQKKYHIKLDSNSEDTRKHFASVNALKALIESQQP
- a CDS encoding acyl carrier protein, with product MTRDDLFQKLQQILFDNFEIAPERITPESNLYAELELDSIDAVDLVIQVQELIGKKIGPDEFKAARTVNDVLDVVEKLLAAPQT